Below is a window of Fluviibacter phosphoraccumulans DNA.
GTCCACTCAGAGGATATTGCCAGATTGATGAGACGCCTGAGCCTGAAGACGCTGGCTATACTGTGACAACGCCGCCCTGAGCTGACGGTCATGTCCGTAAATGTCGGCATAAAAGTAAATGGTGCCACCCCGCTGTTTCACAATAGCGGTGGCATAGGCGATCACCACCATGACTGGTGTTTTCAGGCGAATGGTTTTAGAGGTCCCATTCTCCATGGCCTCCCGAATTTTTTCCGCCGTCCATTCCGGCTCGTCTTTCAGCACAAATTGCGCTAATTCAACCGGTGCTTCTACGCGAATACAGCCATGACTAAAGTCACGGCGATCTCTTTGAAACAGCCCCACCGATGGCGTGTGGTGCATGTAGATGTTGTCGTTATTCGGGAAAATGAACTTGATATCGCCTAGGGCATTCTGAGCCCCCGGGCGTTGCCGGATGCGCGCCTGCCCATTCTGTAAAGCCGCCAAGTGCGTCTCGTCGAGATGCGTCACGACTTCACCCGAACGCGTCACAATTTCAAAGCCCTGCCGATCAAAATAACCCGGGTCCCGCCGCAGCTTGGGGACGGTTTCAGCCCGGGTAATGGAGGGTGGGACATTCCAGTACGGGCTGAACTCAATGGCCCGCATTTGCTCATCAAACATCGGCGTCCGGGTATTTAATGCCTTACCCACAATCACGTTCATTTTGAGCGGAATCTGCACGGCCTCACCGTCAATTTCCAGACCACGCAATTCGAACTCCGGCAGGTTCACCACCAGGACACGCTTATCGGCCATTAACGGCGTCCAGCGCAAGCGCTCCATGGTCAGGGCAATCTGCTCAACACGCGCCGCAGGTTTTACATTCAACTGCTCAAAGGTCGTCTTGCCGATCACGCCGTCCTCTGTTAATCCATGTCGTTTCTGAAAAATCTTGACGCCATCGACCAACGGCCCTTGATAACGATCCGGTGCAACAAAGTCTGCCGGCAAATCACCCAGCGATACTAAACGTGCAGTCAATAGGGCGACCCCTGCATAAGGCACCCCGGGTTCAAGCTTTTGTGCTGGCAATGCTGGCAGATTGCCCACCCAAGCCGGATTGTGTTCCAAAGCCCGATAACGCGCCAACCATGGCTTTAAAGCCTGATACAACGGAAAAGCCGGCGTAGCCGCTTTAACAGCCTGCTTCAGGTCGCCCGCTGCCACGGCTGCATTCAGCGTCGCCGGCAAATTAAGTGTCTTTGGCGCAACATTAAAGTTGGCGTACACCGACCTTGGATCAACACGGCCGTAATGTAAATCATGCAAGTAACGCAGCAGTGACTGGCTAATAGCGGCATTGAGCGCCGTCTGTTGCTCTGCCGTTAACAGCTTGCCCTTGGTTGCTGCCACTACTGAGTGCCCAAGCACTGCAGCATCGTAGTCTGAGGGGTTTAATCCCTCATCGCCTGCCTGTTCCAGAATCTGAACGGCAGACTGCGCCAAGGCGCTCGGCCGTCCTTGCACGATCCAGGCGACGCTATCGTCCGCCGCGATCGCGCCTGATGGCAGGCTCCACCCTAAAGTGAACAGACAGGCAGCAAGTACTAACGTTCGACGCCATGGCCACATGGAAATCTCCTAAAGAGGCATTGGGTTGATTGTGCCGTATTTCATGCCAGGAGACTATTTTGCTGTCCTGCACAAGATTTTCTTGACAGGGTGTTTTGAGGCTCTATAATTGGCTATGTTGCACCGCAGCATAGACTGTCAGGTGCACAGAATAAGAATGATTGAGACCGCTGTTTTCTTTTTTTTCATCCCTGTGATATTTCCTAGGAGTTGACTATGTCTGCACTGAATAACGAACAAATGCTGTCGGCCAACAAGGCTGCGATTGATACGCTGCTGTCGGTTGCCAACACGGCACTGGCGACGGCCGAGAGCCTGGCTGCCCTGAATCTGGGTACCGCCCGTGAAGCCCTGCAAGACAGCGCCAAGAATGTGCAAGCAGTGATGGGTGTGAAGTCCCCACAAGACGCTGCTGCCCTGAACGCCTCTTTGGGTAAGCCTGCTGTTGAGAAGGCTGTTGCCTATTCGCGTAGCGTGTACGAGATTTCGACGGGTGCGGCTAACGAGTTCAGCAAGATGATCCAAGCGCAGTTCGCTGAACTGAACAAGGCGGCTCAAGATCTGGCTGAGAAGACTGCCAAGGCATCGCCATTTGGTTCTGATGTGGCACTGGCTGCTGTGAAGCAAGCTGTGACTGCTGCTAACTCGGCTTTTGACAATCTGAACAAGGCTGCTAAGCAAGCTGCAGAATTTACCGAAGCGGGTGTGTCTGCCGCCACTTCGGCTGCGGTTAAGGCTGCTGGTACTGCCAAGGCTAAGAAGTAAGCTTTAAGCAATCTGTCGGGTGAGGGCTTCGGCTGTCACCCAGCCAACCCCGCCCGGATCTTCTTGATCTGCGCGGGGTTTGTCTTTTGGGATTATCCAATTCGACGACTGAGTTTTGTGCCGAAACGTTCGACGTAGCGATAGAAAACATCGGCCAGCACCATGCTGCCAAGCCAAGCAACGCCCATCGCGATGACCCCCTCTTGCGGCAGGGTCCAGTCAAAACGGTCCTGCGCTGCATTGACCAACATACTGACCGGAAAATGCACCAGAAACAGCGCAAACGAGGTACCACCCAAATAATGCACCACGCGGCCAAGCAAGGACTTAAGACTGCCGGTTGGATCAGCGGTCACATACGACAAAGGAAAGCTCGCTACCCACAACAATAGCGCGACAGCAAGAATCACTGCCAAGCGCCCATTAAGCGTCATGGCGAATTGCCATGAAATCAGCACCAACACGCTGAGCAGAACCAGGCGTACCCAAGGCAACGCTTTATCTGATCGACGTGTCAGCCAACCCATCAACAATCCGACACCATAGGCGTTATAAAAATAAGGCGCCCAATTGTCCCAATCGCTCCAGGTGCGAATCCACACGAGAGATGCCACCGTCAGCGCACCAATAAACAACGGCGCCCAACCTGACCAGCGCAAAGCCTGGCTCGACCACAAGAGCAGCACGGTCAGAACAAAAAGCTGGAAATCAATCGCGACATACCAAACGCCGGTACTTAAGGACTCGTGACCCAACATCCCGTGAATCAAGAGCCAGTGCGACAGGTATTGCCACACAGTAGGCGATTCCGGCAAGATCGGATCATTGGTCCAAAAACGTGCCAGCTCAGCAGCTACCACGGCCAATGTCACGGCAACCCCAAACGGCCAAACCAGACGGACATAACGCTTAGCGACCAGACTCCAGGGGCGGCTCAAGCCCGTCTCGCGGCCGCACAACGACTGCGCCGTCAGATAGCCTGCGATAACAAGGAAAACCTGTACGGCCCAGCGGCCATAATAGCTAAACCACTCAACGACATCTGGAACCGCCACACCAGCCGCCGCCGCCATAGGACCGTAGGAGACCAGGTGGTGTATCACTATGATCTGCGCGGCAAGCGCCTTCAAGCCATCGATGAGAAGCGATCGGTCTACATTTGGCGCGTTCTTGGTCAACGACAGCTGCAACGACATGTGATCGGGCATCCAGCAGAAAGAGAAGCCCCGCATCCTACCCGATCCACGACACGATCAGTGCGGCAACGGATGTTTCTGTGCGACAAACTGATAAGTTTCGGCAAACTTCAAGGCCGATTGCAGATCGCCCTCATCGACTGCGTGTTGAATATCCTCAGCCACCATCCGGTGTAATTCACACACACCCTCTGGCGACGTGAGCAATACCTCACCAATCACTACCGCCAATGGCAGCGGTACATGCTCATGCACCGCAATCGCCTCCACTTCGCACTCATACAAATTGCTACAACCGATAAAATCGTTGACTGCCAGCATGATCGTCTCCTCTCATGTGTGCTGATTAAAGCCAGCACAAACATTAGAAACGGCCTTGTTATTGGTATGGGTGGTCGTTGGTTCCAGTTACAGATAACGAATAACTTGAAACCCTATGTAAACAATCTACGCCTCAGCGAGAAAAAATCAAGCGTTCGTTACAATTCAGCGGTCAATCCGATGCTGAACCGCTGCGTCTAGTGCTCCAGCGGCGTTCCCATAGCCGCCAGAGATTCTTCCGCTTTGGCCGGCCCACGCAAGAATCTGGCAACGATGACGGCAGAGACTGAGCCGATCAACGCACCGAGCAGATAAATCCAATACGTAGAAAAATCGTTACGGGCAAAATCCGGGCCAAATGCTCGGGCAGGATTGAATGCCGCGCCATCAAACGGCCCACCCATCGTGCCCATCGCCATGACGTAGGCACCGACTGCCAGGGGTATAAACGGGCCGGTTAATTCCGGACCATTGGCCATACTTAAAACCAGAAGCACCATGCCGAAGGTCAGAATCGCCTCGAACACAACCGCTTGCCACAGCATGCCTTCTTGAGGAATCGTCGCCGCGAGGTTGCCGCCCATGCCGACCAGAAACAGCGCCAGACATGATCCTGCCGCCGCCGCAACATACTGAACAACGATATAAGCGCACGCCATCGGCACGCCCATATCCCCGCGCAAAGTAAACGCCAGGGTCATCGCTGGATTAAAGTGACACGAAATGCCGCCCAGAAAATACACCGCCGCGACGAGCCACAAAGCAGAGATGGCTGAAAGAATAAAGGCATACTCAAACGGCGCGAGCGTTGCACCACCATAACGCGACAAGACCGCCGCCCCGCAAGACAACACAAACGTTAACCCGGCCGTGCCAATAAATTCCGAAACCAATCGGCGTTCACGGTGTTTTTTACTCTTCCAGTCAGCCGAGAACCGGGGTCCTACCTGCATCTTGAGGGCTGCCTCACCAGAAGCGCCCTCGGCAACATGATTAGGTTGGTTCATAGATCACTTTGACGCGGGTGCTTTGATATCCGCAGAACCCGGCTGGGTCATGTTGATAGGCACCACCACTTGATCATAGAGCGCTTCTGTCACGCCGTTCGCCAATGCAGCTTCTTTAAGCGTCAGATCTTTATCAATGGCGTAATGGGCAATCACCGATGCCTGGTCGTAGCCAATGACCGGTGACAGCGCCGTAACCATCATCACCGAGCGGTCGATGTTGGACTTGATCTGAGCTTCATTAAGCGTTGCGCCTTCGATCATGTACGCTCTGAAGTGATCGCACATATCCGCCATAATCAGTGCCGAATGCAGGTAGTTGCTGATGATGACCGGACGGAAAGCGTTCAGTTCAAAATTGCCTTCTGCGCCGCCCATCTGCACCGCCACATCCGATCCCATGATCTGGATGCAGACCATCAACATGGCCTCGGCTTGTGTGGGGTTGACCTTGCCAGGCATGATCGAAGATCCAGGCTCATTTGATGGGAACACCAGTTCCATCAGGCCGGTTCTTGGGCCGGAGCCAAGCCAGCGCATATCATTCGCAATTTTAAACAGCGTCACTGCTGCAGTTTTCAAGGCGGCATGGGCACGAACCATACGATCCAGCGTACCTTGCGCCGTAAACTTATTGTCCGCGGTTTTGATCTGGAACCCAGTGAGTTGAGTCAGCACTGCGGCTACTTCTTCTCCAAAACCGACCGGTGAATTCAGCCCGGTGCCAACTGCAGTACCGCCCATGGCCACCTGCAACAGCCCCTCAGTGGCCTGTTTAACATCCGCGATGGCATCGTCCAAGGCACCTACATAGCCGGACCATTCCTGGCCGACCGTCAAGGGTGTGGCATCTTCCAGATGCGTACGGCCAATTTTGACCACCCCCATCCACTGCTGAGACTTCTGATCAATCGCGTCACGCAATTTGATTAAAGCAGGAATCGTTTTCTCGACCGCCATTTTGTATGCCGCAATGTGCATCGCGGTCGGAAACGTGTCGTTACTCGACTGCCCCATGTTGACATGGTCATTGGGATGAATCGGTTCC
It encodes the following:
- a CDS encoding acyltransferase family protein, producing the protein MSLQLSLTKNAPNVDRSLLIDGLKALAAQIIVIHHLVSYGPMAAAAGVAVPDVVEWFSYYGRWAVQVFLVIAGYLTAQSLCGRETGLSRPWSLVAKRYVRLVWPFGVAVTLAVVAAELARFWTNDPILPESPTVWQYLSHWLLIHGMLGHESLSTGVWYVAIDFQLFVLTVLLLWSSQALRWSGWAPLFIGALTVASLVWIRTWSDWDNWAPYFYNAYGVGLLMGWLTRRSDKALPWVRLVLLSVLVLISWQFAMTLNGRLAVILAVALLLWVASFPLSYVTADPTGSLKSLLGRVVHYLGGTSFALFLVHFPVSMLVNAAQDRFDWTLPQEGVIAMGVAWLGSMVLADVFYRYVERFGTKLSRRIG
- a CDS encoding phasin family protein, whose amino-acid sequence is MSALNNEQMLSANKAAIDTLLSVANTALATAESLAALNLGTAREALQDSAKNVQAVMGVKSPQDAAALNASLGKPAVEKAVAYSRSVYEISTGAANEFSKMIQAQFAELNKAAQDLAEKTAKASPFGSDVALAAVKQAVTAANSAFDNLNKAAKQAAEFTEAGVSAATSAAVKAAGTAKAKK
- a CDS encoding MIP/aquaporin family protein — translated: MNQPNHVAEGASGEAALKMQVGPRFSADWKSKKHRERRLVSEFIGTAGLTFVLSCGAAVLSRYGGATLAPFEYAFILSAISALWLVAAVYFLGGISCHFNPAMTLAFTLRGDMGVPMACAYIVVQYVAAAAGSCLALFLVGMGGNLAATIPQEGMLWQAVVFEAILTFGMVLLVLSMANGPELTGPFIPLAVGAYVMAMGTMGGPFDGAAFNPARAFGPDFARNDFSTYWIYLLGALIGSVSAVIVARFLRGPAKAEESLAAMGTPLEH
- a CDS encoding L,D-transpeptidase family protein, whose amino-acid sequence is MWPWRRTLVLAACLFTLGWSLPSGAIAADDSVAWIVQGRPSALAQSAVQILEQAGDEGLNPSDYDAAVLGHSVVAATKGKLLTAEQQTALNAAISQSLLRYLHDLHYGRVDPRSVYANFNVAPKTLNLPATLNAAVAAGDLKQAVKAATPAFPLYQALKPWLARYRALEHNPAWVGNLPALPAQKLEPGVPYAGVALLTARLVSLGDLPADFVAPDRYQGPLVDGVKIFQKRHGLTEDGVIGKTTFEQLNVKPAARVEQIALTMERLRWTPLMADKRVLVVNLPEFELRGLEIDGEAVQIPLKMNVIVGKALNTRTPMFDEQMRAIEFSPYWNVPPSITRAETVPKLRRDPGYFDRQGFEIVTRSGEVVTHLDETHLAALQNGQARIRQRPGAQNALGDIKFIFPNNDNIYMHHTPSVGLFQRDRRDFSHGCIRVEAPVELAQFVLKDEPEWTAEKIREAMENGTSKTIRLKTPVMVVIAYATAIVKQRGGTIYFYADIYGHDRQLRAALSQYSQRLQAQASHQSGNIL
- a CDS encoding class II fumarate hydratase; amino-acid sequence: MTAETNPQILNLPVGLSATGTRQEFDSLGKVEVPANHYWGAQTQRSLLHFNIGHDKMPLEVYRAYGYVKKAAAIVNTKAGRLPEWKGKLIEQVADEAITGKLDSEFPLYVWQTGSGTQSNMNMNEVISNRCIQLVGGVLGSQEPIHPNDHVNMGQSSNDTFPTAMHIAAYKMAVEKTIPALIKLRDAIDQKSQQWMGVVKIGRTHLEDATPLTVGQEWSGYVGALDDAIADVKQATEGLLQVAMGGTAVGTGLNSPVGFGEEVAAVLTQLTGFQIKTADNKFTAQGTLDRMVRAHAALKTAAVTLFKIANDMRWLGSGPRTGLMELVFPSNEPGSSIMPGKVNPTQAEAMLMVCIQIMGSDVAVQMGGAEGNFELNAFRPVIISNYLHSALIMADMCDHFRAYMIEGATLNEAQIKSNIDRSVMMVTALSPVIGYDQASVIAHYAIDKDLTLKEAALANGVTEALYDQVVVPINMTQPGSADIKAPASK